One window from the genome of Megalobrama amblycephala isolate DHTTF-2021 linkage group LG4, ASM1881202v1, whole genome shotgun sequence encodes:
- the selplg gene encoding P-selectin glycoprotein ligand 1 has protein sequence MMAMVTNRLGCLSVLVLLLTLSSFVTSRYLRMKREISHNTTSLNSNDTHSTRSVAEAQNTSSTTLETLKASSALQTAEVTTVIPDLNVSATTDYHHTPGLSHTQQKYSAGTENLTVHNESTLHTQLPTTSNSNGTGHISQAGSSAPTLPASLEPGKVTEKRMTSATTKMSTDTRRRITAAISTTTRKSTTSTTHSCSTASSHEGGLVSRCLIAIASMAALTTIFIISTICLATKLSTYRYRHKAHLLQETEMVCISALMNDTDHPVPKPRRHPKSNGALIPNTEDGDPDGDNLTLNSFLPDTEGPI, from the exons ATG ATGGCGATGGTGACTAACCGACTTGGGTGTTTATCAGTTCTTGTTTTGCTGCTGACTTTGAGTAGTTTTGTGACATCAAGATATCTTAGGATGAAAAGGGAAATTAGTCACAACACCACATCGCTAAACAGCAACGacacacacagcacaagaagTGTAGCTGAAGCCCAGAATACAAGTAGCACCACTCTGGAAACTTTAAAGGCTTCGAGTGCATTACAGACAGCAGAGGTGACAACTGTAATACCGGATTTAAATGTTTCTGCAACTACAGATTACCATCACACTCCAGGTTTGAGCCACACCCAACAGAAGTACTCTGCAGGAACCGAGAACCTGACAGTCCATAATGAGAGTACTTTGCACACCCAACTTCCCACAACAAGTAATAGCAATGGTACTGGACACATTTCACAAGCAGGAAGTTCTGCCCCCACACTTCCTGCATCGTTGGAGCCCGGTAAGGTAACAGAAAAGCGAATGACATCAGCCACTACGAAGATGTCTACGGATACGAGAAGACGTATCACTGCAGCTATCTCAACGACCACTAGAAAATCAACCACATCAACAACCCACTCATGTTCCACTGCCTCTTCTCATGAGGGCGGACTTGTGAGTCGCTGCCTCATCGCCATCGCCTCGATGGCTGCGCTGACGACCATCTTCATCATTAGCACCATCTGCCTGGCTACAAAACTTTCGACATACAGATACAGGCACAAGGCACATCTTCTCCAGGAGACCGAGATGGTCTGCATTTCTGCCCTTATGAATGATACCGATCACCCTGTTCCAAAGCCAAGACGACACCCTAAAAGTAATGGAGCACTGATCCCGAATACTGAGGATGGAGATCCTGACGGAGATAATCTTACTCTAAACAGCTTTCTTCCTGATACAGAGGGCCCTATTTAG